Part of the Bacteroidota bacterium genome is shown below.
CCAACAAATGGGGTGTTAAGGTTAACAGAGTAGAATTACAGGATATTAATCCTCCTCACGATATCAGAGCGGCAATGGAAAAACAAATGCGTGCCGAAAGAGATAAACGAGCTACTATTCTTGAAGCGGAGGGAGAAAAAAGAGCTGCAATTCTGAAAGCTGAAGGAGAAAGAGAAGCAGCTATAAAAAAAGCTGAAGGACAAAAAAAATCGCAAATACTGGATGCTGAAGGACAGGCACAGGCAAGGATAGATGTGGCACAAGCTGAAGCCGAAGCGATTGAAATGGTTAAAAATGCTGTTGCAAAAAGTGGTGATCCCATAAACTATCTTGTTGCTGTACGATATCTTGAAACTCTAAAAGAAATGACATCAGGAAAAGATAATAAAACTATTTATCTACCATATGAAGCTTCAGGTGTATTGAGCTCACTTGGGGGCATTAAAGACATTTTAGGTAAAAAGTAGACTTTTATAAGTAATGTTAAATATTAATTTTACCCATAAAAACACTAAAATAAAGTGATTTTATGGGTAAAAAAATATCCTCTTATATAGTATCACTCCATAGATTACAACAATAAATTAACATTTTATTATATAATACATTAAAAAAGCTTTACTTACTTTGATACTGTAAAAACAAATACCAAACCTTAATGGAACCGATAATTAATCTAAAAAATATCATTAGAAATTTTCCTCTTGGAAATGAGGTAGTAAAAGTACTTAAGGGAATTTCTCTTGAAATAAAAAAAGGTGAATATGTTGCCCTTATGGGACCATCGGGAAGTGGCAAATCAACCTTAATGAATTTACTTGGCTGTTTGGACACTCCTACATCGGGCAATTACTTTCTAAATGGCAAGGATGTTAGTGATTTAAGCGATAATGAATTAGCCGAAATAAGAAATAAGGAAATAGGCTTTGTTTTTCAAACATTCAACCTTTTACCGCGCTCTACGGCACTTGACAATGTTGCTCTACCAATGATTTATGCAGGTAAATCTGAAAAAGTCAGGATCACAAGGGCTCAGGAAGTATTAAATGATGTTGGCCTGGGCGACAGAATGGATCATAAACCAAATCAATTATCAGGAGGACAAAGACAAAGGG
Proteins encoded:
- a CDS encoding ABC transporter ATP-binding protein; the protein is MEPIINLKNIIRNFPLGNEVVKVLKGISLEIKKGEYVALMGPSGSGKSTLMNLLGCLDTPTSGNYFLNGKDVSDLSDNELAEIRNKEIGFVFQTFNLLPRSTALDNVALPMIYAGKSEKVRITRAQEVLNDVGLGDRMDHKPNQLSGGQRQRVAVGRALVNNPSIILADEPTGNLDSKTSIEIMNLFDEIHANGNTVILVTHEEDIAKHAHRIIRLMDGEVSSDKKNIEIIER